The segment TTGAGGAGTCAAAGCCCAATTCAAATCTCCACCCAACACTACCACACCCTCAAGTTGGTCCCCAATTCGAGACAAGGTTCTAGTTATGAAGGAGGCCTGAGAGCTATTTGGTGCATATATGTTGACAAAGGTAAATAATTGGTTGGAAATCTTAACTTTAACCATTAATACTCTACCTTCCTCTAGAATGGTCTTAGAGAGTTCCGTCAGTCGGAGGCGTTTAGCAAATAATATCGCTACTCCTCTTGTCTTACTGGAAGAATAATTACTAAAAACGCCTGTTGGATAATGGTGATTACCAAATTTAGGGGATAAGTCTTTCTTAAAATGGGTTTCTTGTATAAAAGCTACATCCACCCTGTCTATATGAAGTGTGTGTAGTAGGCTTGATCTCTTTTGCAGAACATTTAAACCCCTAGCATTTATGGAAATAATTTTTAACTTATCCATTGTCGAATCTCTTCAGAGAGAAGAACGTTGATTCAGGCTTTTCAGGAATCTGGTAGAAGAATTCATCGGGTGGCGACCATTTTTCCTCAGAGTATATCTGAAATAGAGTTTCAATAGGTtggggaaagagggagagggaagggaggaagaggggtgATAAAGACAGACAAAAAAGACATAGAAAAAGCAAGGAAATCATCACATTTACAATTAAGAACATAGAATCTGTAATGATTGAATTTGGAGACAACCGTCACAAATACCAGaggagtaagaaaaaaaaaaccaaccctCTGGACAAATTTTACAGGACGTAGTTAAGTGGGGTAAGGGGGGGTGTCGGGGCAGCACCAACCAGGCATTGGTGTGTATAAAGGAGCAGAGGAATAGAAAATAAACCCTGCTTATATATTACGTATGAAGCAACTGTATTTTAGAAACAAGAAGTATTAAGTGCATAGAAAATGCATATGTGAACTTGTGAAAATATAGAGAGAAAGGGGGGGACCGTTTTCTCTATTAGGCTATATCCTAGAACTATGACCACATCAGCTTGGAATCTAGGTCAACACGTATATAGTTCCAAAAGATGATGGGACGAATATGAACTGTAGAAAGAGGCATCGACACCTCAGGCCATCTTTTCAAGTCCCCTCCTGGTCCTCAGAGATGTCCAATGGGCGAGATCGCCTTCTATTTCTTGAAACCTTGTGCCAGGCTTTTTGACTTGTTGAAGGAAGTGAAGGCATCAGAGAAGCTGGATTCTGCCAATCCGGAATGGATATTTTGGGAAGGTTAAGACTTTCACAGAATGAATCTATTTCTGAATGATTGTGGAGAGCGAAGACTTTACCCTCTAGATTCACTTGGATACTCAAGGGGAATCCCCAACGGAATCTTATGGAGCATTTCTTGAGTTCATCAGTGACGGTTTTCAGAAGCCTTCTTTGTTGCAGGGTGGACCACGACAGGTCTTGAAATATCTGAATCTCGTGACCATTGAATTCTAGATTTGAAAGACCTCGAGCTTTTCTTAATATTGCTTCTTTCACTGTATAGTAATGAAGTCTACAAATGATGTCACGAGGCTTATCAGACTGTGCACCTCTTGGCCGCAGGGCTCTATGGGCCCTATCAAatataatttgctcatttgggtCTGCTTCCAAGAGTTCATTGAAAATCTTAGTCAGCGCATCTATGATGCCCTGAGGGGGTACATCTTCTGGTATTCCTCTGATCCTAAGATTATTTCTTCTCCCTCTGTTATCAATGTCATCTAGTCTCTTACGAAACTCGGTAGCATCTTTTGCTTGATGTATGACAAGATCTTGGAGTTTGTCAATACGAGAGTCCATCGCCTCCTTGCTTTCCTCAAGCAATACCACCCTATCAGCCACCTGGGTGAGGTCAGCTTTAAATGAGGCCAACTGAGACTGGAGGGTCTTCTGAATTTTATTTTCAAGTGCCTGAAAGTCCAATTTAGTGGGTAAAGTTTTTAAATGCGATAAGATTTCCTCCAGGTCACTTTTGTCGTGTATGCTAGAGGCCGATCTAGAGGGCGACACTTGTGATGACCCCGGCATGTTGGAGTCGGTTGGTTGAGGTGAGTCTGGGGTAGCAACTAGGGAAGCTTTGCTAGAGAAGAGTTGATGAAAAGCTACTTGCGTCGTGGGTTCTTTCGATTTCTTTTGAGTTTTCTTTAGAGGTGTTTTCTTATCCTTCCCCATTTAATCCCCTTGTGTAATCATTAATTCACAATTTGCATTCAGAAGTTGCTTTACATAGGAATCCTGATTCTGCGGAGCCCCGAGACCCCTTCCCCCAGGGGGGACATGCTATTCAGCCATGTCTATGGAGACGGGACCATTGTTACTGCATAATGCACGATTTACATCCTCCGTCCACTTGAGAGGATTGTACAACTGGATTGGATGACAGTCATTAATTTCAGATATTTTCCAATATATATGTTCAATACTGAGGAGTGCAATATGAAGAACAGCCACTAGATGGGGATAGAGAGCTGGTTTATTCCTGTACGGAATTATATGGGGAATCTAGTCTTCTATTGCCACTGAATAAGTTTATACTTGTTGAGGTGAAACTATTCAGCACTAGAGTATTGTAATCAGCATACTACTGTGTTATGATGGTGTATGTGTCGATCCTTTATCAGGGGGTATACAGTGAGGTAATCTGTTTAGACTAAGATAGGGCTGCTGCTCTCCATGCACTCACCCTCTGCACCTCCAAGACTGTCTGGATCTTCTTGTTTCTGGGGTCACAGGACCACAGGGCGCCACAGTTAAGCCGCAGATCTCTTCTTGTACAGGGCTCCAGCGCCGACAAGGGATGTATGGAGGCTCTGAGAGGCAATTAAAATGGCGCTCCCGCCAATCAATTCACCGCCGGGGCTGTGACCCGTCAAGCGCTGGATCCCGCAGTTTCTAGCCCTCCAGATGTGGGTTAACAAACTATCCCCCTTGAGGCTCACCAGGTCAGGGCAGTTAGATCTCACACTTCAGGCGGTGGGTTTATGAGGACTCTGCGTCTGGTGTCCAGGAGCCGTCAGCGCGATCCCGCGCGAAAGGGAAAATGCTGTTTTTCCTCTGATATGGTGAGACCCCAGCCTCGGGATTGGACTCAATCTGCAGCGCCTATGTTCTGGCGCTGAGTCAAGGTAAGTACACCTTTATTAGGAGGGACAGGTAGCCAAAAAGTACTTGATTTAATTTTTGGTAGACGGAGCTTCTGTGTCCAGCGACCTCCTAAGATGGctaccaagccacgccccccagcaaattcatttttaatggaAGTGATCCGGTTTATTCATGATATAAAGAGCTTGTAACGATACTTGAAGTCTTGTTAAGGGTAACAAATAGAGGAAGTTGGTAAAAAACATGTTTAGAATATTCACACCATTTTTACAAGTTTGAAATCTATATTATGTTTTTACTCCAGGAGCTTCAGATGGAATTGGTAAAGCATATGCTGAGGAGCTGGCAAGTCATGATGTGAACATCATCTTATTAGGCCGCAACATGGAGAAGCTCCAAAAAGTGTCTGAGACAATATCTGCAACCTATAGAGTGAAAACCCGTTTCATAGTGGCTGATCTCAGCAAGGGCCGTGAAGTCTTTCCACCCATTAAGGAAGCTCTTAAAGATGTGGATGTAGGCATTTTGGTTAACAATGCTGGAGTCCTTTATGACTACCCTGCATGCCTTACTGACTTACCAGAGGATAAAAGTTGGGAGATCATCAACGTCAACATTGGTGCAGCTGTTATGATGGTACATGCAGTGCTTCCGGGCATGGTACAGCGGAGGAGGGGGGCCATTATCAATGTGGCTTCAGTAACAGGGTGCAGGCCTGTTCCTCAAGTGACTGTGTATGCTGCCTCCAAGGTAAAACTTTTTTAAGGCAGAACTTAACTCTAAaggtatttaccaaataattttagtATATGTCATATCTTATAGAATAACCTTGTCCATGTTATAAGATTTCAGTCTTTGACAGAGTTCTTGTGTTCCTTGCACTCCTCTGCCACTCACTGTACAGTTGAATATTAGCATCCATATTGTTATAGTATATTATGCTATACTGTAATGTGCTATCATAATTTAACACAATAATTGGAGATCCCATTTTAAAAGTTATGAAATACTTTTCTATTAATGCCCATAAAATGAGTAATGGGCAATGTAAAGGAAAATGCCTTTGTCTGAAAGTCGCCAGATTAAAGCGTTAAAtgtcaatatataaatattttgctataaCCAGGAGAGCGATGACAATTTTGGATGATCAGCATTAGGAAGAGGCACAAGTGTACAGGAGCCAATCAGGATAATATGCACTAACACAAAACATTGTGAATTCCCACCCCATCCTTTGCTGAGCCTTCACATTAGGGAGAACACACCTGATTACTTGCACACTGTTTGAGCAGCTACTTACTCTTCTGCTTCCCGCAAATGTTGGGTGAAGGTAAATACATTCCTTCCCCCTCTAAACTGCTTTAGGAATACTAATGGCTTGTCTGACTCCAGGACAGAGGGGAAGAGGTCCCAGGACCCCCTGCAAGATTTGGGAGCAGGTCCGTGGCCTCATGCCTCAAGGGGCAAAAGTACATCATAACAAAGAAAATATGATTGAAATATTGAAGAGAGAAATTACCTCTTAGCGTGTCTGCATAGAAAAAGGGTAAGGATTCCCCAAGTTCAGAGAGCCACAAAAAAGTGAAAGTGTCCCCATAATAAAAAAGAAGGGGAGATCCCAATAAAGCAGGGGGAGGGTCACAGTAATTATTGCCAGCATTGAGGCTCTGCCATGACCCTCTGGTCATTTATACCTATGCCAGAGAGCTTGCCAGGGCAGAGCAAAGTACAAGTGAGGAAGTGTGTTGATGTTACCAAATTTCGAACAATCAAATTTCTggcatatacatataataattttacaatttaaaatgaTGGGAGCAGTGTCCCAGACTTTATACCAGTTTTCAGTGTCCCAGACATTATACCAGtggacagtacagaacaataaacacaaagtaccagtacttcagaaactctgggcaggcaaatacagtagagacggagcggaagaacaggtatggagacaggagggaagaggggccctgcttctacgagcttacatcctaagggagggtaaacaaatcaggcacagaagggagccagtgaagcaaaggggagagacaaaaggggccaggggagaaacagaagagatgagaggttaagtggatggttggtaggcctaaaggaaaaggtgagttttaagtgcccgcttgaaggagcacagattgggtgagagacggatggagcgagggaggtcgttccagtgaaggggggcagcgcgggagaagtcttggattctagagtgggaagaggtgatcagattggaggagaggcagcgatcattggccgagcgcagggagcgggcgggagtgtgaatgcaGAGAACGCCAAATTGCATTCTCCATTGTAGTTTCTACTATATAAGATTCTTCTGTCCTTTTATTTAAACTTCAGATCAGGCTGCACAATCACTGAATTTACACTCACTGTAGAAGTCAGCAGTATCTGACCCAGCCTGCATGTGGAAAGGCAGACTGAATATGTGACAattaattgtattaatttatgaatgtatttatacaggcctggccaaccccgtggctctccaggcgctgtgaaactacaagtcccaacatactcTGCCAGCCATcatctggctatctactggcagggcatgctgggacttgtagtttcacaacacctggagagccacaggttggtcaggcctaTATCAATAGATTCATTACTGCATTTATCCACCTAGGCGAAGAGGGGCTTCCCTGCATGTAATAAGTCACTGCATAAAATAATTTAACGGCAGGTGAAGTAAAGTAAATTGAGCATTGTGAACCGTATGTAGATGGATAAGGTTAAGACCTATTTGAAACAAAGTAACAGAATGCTGGCAGAAACTGCAATATATACCAGCATTCCAACAGACTCTGAAATgtatttatgaattatttaagtAATTATatccttttcttttttcagtctTTTTTGGATTGTTTCACTAGAGCTTTACAATATGAATATTCCTCCAAAGGGATATTTATACAAAGCTTGACGCCGTCTTTTGTGGTCACAAAACTGGTAGCTTTTTCTGATTTCTTTACCAAAAAGTCCTTGTTGGTTCCACTTGCTAATGAGTATGCACGTAGTGCAGTGCGAACCATAGGGCGATCGCTGAGGACAACTGGACACTGGTCTCATGCCATCCAGGTAAATATTATAAATGAGAAggattaaaatgataaaaataacagGTATTAGAGGGGTATAAGAAGCAGATACTGACTAAGAGCCTGAGGTAGAGTTGGTCGTAATTGGTCCCAAAATGTCAAGTGCATATGTATAGCTGAACATGTTCCCGTATTTATaagcatttgttttgtttgcaaaatacatatttgtattgCAATTAGGCCTCAACTAAACTTTAAAACCTCTCTAACACAGGAAAAACCATTCCCCCAAAAATAGCTTAAACAGACACAAAGGCATAATATATGCACGTGCAAAGAGGAAAGCACCAATAAACGTAAGCAGAGCATTCGCTAACAACCAATCACAAGAGGTTCCCTATTCCTGGTGACTGTCATTCTTATCCACTTTAACATCAAATATATACAAGCATGCACTGTCTCAGGAATTCACTTTAGTCAACACACTTGCTACGGTACCCCACTAGACCTGATGGTATCATATTAGTGTCTGTTGTTGTATAAAGTAATATTCCACTCTCCCATTATTTTCAGTTagataatatatttaaacaaCTATACCTCACATTCCAGAAACATTTCCTGTGACAGTCACCTATTATTACCTAATCATTAGAAAAGAATGGGCTGTGCTATGATCAGTCACCGTTACATAAATTGAATCTTCTATATATGAAATGTATTGAACCACATCCATTCTAAAGGATTAAATAATAGCTCTTCTTATCGTACATATATTCAGAAAGACTCATAACATTGAGAAAATTAGTAACCTCTTTCGGCAGAAACATAACCATTTTAGTTTTCCCAAAAGGATTCTGTGATAAACTTGACAACAATTAAATATAGATAAACTGATACTTAAATTAACATGAGAATCATAACATCTTGTAGAACAATTGTATCTATACTGGAACACTTTATGGCTAACAAGGTTTGCCATCAATAACACTAGCATTAGATTTTACTCAATTTATCTTCTCACATTAGCATACACTAAATAGTTATTTATCAAATATCATTATTGCGTGGTCAAAACCAAACGTCTCTCACTCCTAAAGGTAAATGAATGctctacatttaacaaatataataaCCTGTTATAGTATTACACTTGTAGTCAGAAGAGGTGCTAGCTAGTTTTGATGAGGAGCAATGTTGGTACAAAATATTTCCATTTTGGTTTATGGCTGTGCTctttatgtattaataaaaacttactaTAGTATAATATGTCTTAGTACATGTCAAGCATGAGTCGAGCAGTTTATTTGGATTTACAGTAGTCTTAGTTAATAATGTTTCTCAGTCCCTTAGAAATAAACTGATAGTAAGGATTTATGACCAGCCCTTCAATTTAAATACCCCTTCTAGCTGAATGCTAGTCTATTTCTTCTTATTTATATTAAGTGTGATGAGGAGGTAGGTTATCATACTGGCGTCATTTCCTTTATCACAATATCTTTATTGACTCATTTAATGATGAACACTATTTAACGCAGATGTGGTTGCAGTGCCCTTCTGCTGTTATACTCTTTGCTGTGTGTATTCTCTCCTCCAGGTATTATTCATATCAATCAGCTTCTCCTTCTTTTTACCAGCTCTCCTCTATAGCTCCAATCATATATCAGCCACTCTTATCTTATATCTCTTTCCTTTTCTTCTGATCTCTGGGCACTGGACATTAACTCcccatctgtctgtctgtgtgtgtgtatgttaggaatttagactgtaagctccaatggggcagggactgatgtgagtgagttctatgtacagcgctgcggaatcagtggcgctatataaataaatggtgatgatgatgatgatcttgtcaGAAGGATTAACAGTTGATTCCCTCAACTCTCACtttactcaaaactcaccttttcaagcttgcctatcctaccaccttctGACCATCTTATCCTTCATCTCCTCTTCCTCACCtcccatctccattttctcccagttggtcctactgttttcaccacccctccctctagaatgtaagctctccctggcagggtcctctctacctattgttccaTGTCTGTCCTCagtctgactccctcgtatgtcctgtcatgcatttggctgcactccgtgtgagtccccatagcattactcactctcatctgtgctacttatgtgtattacctcatctattttgttacttgcttctgtatccggcgctacgaactctgtggcgccttatcaataaataaataataactgtcTTGTCCTTAATTTATCTGTCAGCCCAGGCTTTCCCAGTCATTTCAGTACCATTACAATTAAGGGCAGTTACCACAGTTAATTAGTTCCTACACAAATATTGTCCACTCTAGTTTCCAGTTTTAAATGGAACTACCAGGATTTACATTcacaagagaatattgtcttgacagatattaataaatgtgaacattGCATGTTCCATATCAAATTTATCTGCAGACAAAGACAAGTACAAATACCAGACAAACATAAATTGTTTTCCCCTTTATAAATGAAACAGGAATCTtcattcctgcagtagtccaactggaaatgtcaattaagtaatgtaagTACAGCCGTAACTTGATATTATATAGCTGCTAATGATTTAAGCTATAGAGGTCAACATGCAATCAGCTAATCAGTTATTGTCATTATTGTGTATCGTTGCACCAaccctccagcacctgcaagagatcCACCTCCTAAAACGCCCATCTACCTA is part of the Mixophyes fleayi isolate aMixFle1 chromosome 10, aMixFle1.hap1, whole genome shotgun sequence genome and harbors:
- the LOC142104312 gene encoding inactive hydroxysteroid dehydrogenase-like protein 1 isoform X5; protein product: MEILAMVGACYAVLKSFDFLCGCYSLVQQQIFPRMFSNSSMIRQYGEWAVVTGASDGIGKAYAEELASHDVNIILLGRNMEKLQKVSETISATYRVKTRFIVADLSKGREVFPPIKEALKDVDVGILVNNAGVLYDYPACLTDLPEDKSWEIINVNIGAAVMMVHAVLPGMVQRRRGAIINVASVTGCRPVPQVTVYAASKSFLDCFTRALQYEYSSKGIFIQSLTPSFVVTKLVAFSDFFTKKSLLVPLANEYARSAVRTIGRSLRTTGHWSHAIQMTIGCWLPECLWMSLWSYFCSKFQAEFLSRRKHH